In Paenibacillus sp. FSL R7-0345, a single window of DNA contains:
- the helD gene encoding RNA polymerase recycling motor HelD, giving the protein MVTKRLKRQPFKGGFLAVEKHDQEWKEEQGRVSGITRLLSARIRQLSEELGLHRTDVVDMRKDFWEEVTVNFSSPDDLGETSTSLRQQAQILNERERHHLQSSKALKKYRKLVNSPYFGRIDFAEQPDAEGEQIYLGIGSLMEDDGTFLIYDWRAPISSLYYDGAPGPAAYETPGGLVSGTMELKRQFVIDSGQIEVMFDTGMTIGDELLQQVLSHSADDRMKSIVATIQKEQNAVIRNDRSRMLVVQGAAGSGKTSAALQRVAYLLYKYRQVLQADQMLLFSPNPLFNSYVSTVLPELGEENMQQTTFQMYLEHRLGQEFQLEDVFSQTESLLGDPDHPSAAVRREGIGYKSSVAFLDAIRRYVNLLEHEGMLFKPLMFQGKAIVSKDEMERQFYSYDPAIKLANRIDLMTGWLLKQIAAFSVEERNAAWVEEQMELLDTSDYQRAYQMTRRKGGGHNESFDDFDTEKSMLARYIVSQKLKPLRGWTKRGRFVDVKGLYSRLFADRELMDRMNAGAEMPESWDEICRLTLETISAGELAYEDATPFLYLKELSQGFRTNTLIRHVIVDEVQDYSPFQLEFMRRLFPRAKMTVLGDLNQAIYAQGEVLGDLSSLVSIYGEENTEVISLTRSYRSTYEIVEFTRAMIPGGERIVPFNRRGEAPSLTVVESEPELLSAVKEDVLKLHAAGYHYVAVICKTAEESAEVHAKLQSSLPVRLVTKETPNFQKGTLVLPAYLAKGVEFDAVIIYDGSQEKYGRENERKLFYTACTRAMHLLHIYSLGLPSTFLPAAARESIEANPL; this is encoded by the coding sequence ATGGTTACAAAGAGACTTAAACGTCAACCTTTCAAAGGGGGATTTCTTGCAGTGGAGAAACATGATCAAGAATGGAAAGAAGAACAGGGGCGGGTAAGCGGGATTACCAGACTGCTTAGCGCCCGTATCCGGCAGCTCTCCGAGGAGCTGGGCCTGCACCGTACCGATGTTGTCGATATGCGTAAAGATTTCTGGGAAGAGGTTACAGTTAACTTCAGCAGCCCGGACGACCTGGGCGAGACCTCGACCAGTCTGCGGCAGCAGGCGCAAATTCTGAATGAACGTGAGCGTCACCATCTGCAGTCCAGCAAGGCGCTCAAAAAATATAGAAAACTGGTCAATTCACCTTACTTTGGCCGGATTGATTTCGCTGAGCAGCCGGACGCTGAAGGGGAGCAGATCTATCTCGGCATCGGCTCTTTAATGGAGGACGACGGCACCTTCCTGATCTATGACTGGCGTGCGCCTATTTCCAGCCTCTACTACGACGGGGCACCCGGACCGGCTGCCTATGAGACGCCGGGAGGTCTGGTGAGCGGAACAATGGAGCTTAAGCGCCAGTTCGTGATCGACAGCGGCCAGATTGAAGTGATGTTTGATACAGGAATGACCATTGGCGACGAGCTGCTGCAGCAGGTGCTGAGCCACAGCGCGGATGACCGGATGAAGAGCATTGTAGCCACGATTCAAAAGGAACAGAATGCGGTTATCCGTAACGACCGGAGCCGGATGCTGGTCGTCCAGGGGGCTGCTGGCAGCGGCAAAACCTCGGCGGCTCTCCAGCGCGTAGCCTATCTGCTGTATAAATACCGGCAAGTGCTGCAGGCTGACCAGATGCTGCTGTTCTCGCCGAATCCGCTGTTTAACAGCTACGTGTCTACTGTACTTCCTGAGCTGGGTGAGGAAAATATGCAGCAGACCACGTTCCAGATGTATCTGGAGCACAGGCTGGGCCAGGAGTTTCAGCTTGAGGACGTATTCAGCCAGACCGAGAGCCTGCTGGGCGATCCCGATCATCCGTCAGCGGCAGTCCGCCGGGAAGGAATCGGCTATAAATCCTCCGTAGCTTTTCTGGATGCGATCCGGCGGTATGTCAATCTGCTGGAACATGAGGGCATGCTGTTCAAACCGCTGATGTTCCAGGGAAAAGCGATCGTCAGCAAGGATGAGATGGAGCGTCAGTTCTATTCTTATGACCCCGCTATCAAGCTTGCGAACCGGATTGATCTGATGACCGGCTGGCTGCTCAAGCAGATTGCCGCTTTCAGCGTAGAGGAACGCAATGCGGCATGGGTAGAGGAGCAGATGGAGCTGCTTGACACCAGCGATTACCAGCGGGCGTATCAGATGACCCGGCGTAAGGGAGGCGGGCATAACGAAAGCTTTGATGATTTTGATACCGAAAAAAGCATGCTGGCCCGCTACATCGTCAGCCAGAAGCTGAAGCCGCTGCGCGGCTGGACCAAACGCGGCCGGTTCGTAGATGTCAAAGGGCTGTACAGCAGGCTCTTCGCAGACCGTGAGCTGATGGACCGGATGAATGCCGGGGCAGAAATGCCGGAAAGCTGGGACGAGATCTGCAGGCTGACGCTGGAAACCATTTCTGCCGGGGAACTGGCCTACGAGGATGCAACACCTTTCCTGTATCTGAAAGAGCTGAGCCAGGGCTTCAGGACCAATACACTGATCCGTCACGTCATTGTAGATGAAGTACAGGATTACTCCCCGTTCCAGCTGGAGTTTATGCGCCGGCTGTTCCCGCGGGCCAAAATGACAGTGCTCGGTGATCTTAATCAGGCGATTTATGCCCAGGGTGAGGTGCTGGGCGATCTGTCCAGCCTGGTTAGCATATACGGCGAGGAAAACACAGAGGTGATCTCCCTGACAAGGAGTTACCGCTCGACGTATGAGATTGTGGAATTTACCCGGGCCATGATTCCCGGGGGAGAAAGAATTGTTCCCTTCAACCGCCGGGGTGAGGCTCCTTCGCTAACTGTTGTGGAAAGTGAGCCCGAGTTGTTGTCTGCAGTGAAAGAGGACGTGCTGAAGCTGCATGCCGCAGGCTATCACTATGTTGCTGTGATCTGCAAGACAGCAGAAGAGAGCGCTGAGGTGCATGCCAAGCTGCAAAGCAGCCTGCCGGTCAGACTGGTTACCAAGGAAACCCCGAACTTCC
- a CDS encoding phosphatase PAP2 family protein translates to MLQYRRWSRGFRFSLWFASGFAVIALLVALNKTAYFDNSIIHAVQSAESPGLTSLAKSLSLVGSSSLAVIISLVTMALLFFVLRHRMELLLFLWVGLGSQLLNTLLKLWFHRERPTIHRLIEQAGYSFPSGHSMAAFSLYGAVAYLLWRHMRRRRERILLILFTVFMTIGIGWSRIYLGVHYPSDVIGGYTASGAWLMLSIACFEAYRNTRRRK, encoded by the coding sequence ATGCTTCAATATCGCCGATGGTCCAGAGGATTCCGGTTCTCTTTATGGTTTGCTTCAGGTTTTGCTGTTATTGCCCTGCTGGTGGCACTTAACAAGACCGCTTATTTTGACAATTCTATTATCCATGCCGTACAATCAGCGGAGTCACCAGGGCTGACCTCTCTGGCCAAAAGCCTGTCACTGGTCGGCTCCTCCAGTCTCGCCGTCATCATTTCACTAGTGACGATGGCGCTGCTCTTCTTTGTGTTGAGGCACAGGATGGAGCTGCTTCTGTTTCTGTGGGTAGGCCTTGGCTCTCAGCTGCTGAACACGCTGCTCAAGCTGTGGTTTCACCGCGAGCGCCCAACGATTCACCGTCTGATTGAACAGGCGGGCTACAGCTTCCCCAGCGGTCACTCCATGGCTGCCTTTTCCTTATACGGGGCTGTGGCTTACCTGCTATGGCGCCATATGCGGCGGCGGAGAGAGCGGATCCTCCTGATCCTGTTCACTGTCTTTATGACGATCGGCATCGGCTGGAGCCGGATTTATCTGGGGGTCCATTATCCCAGCGATGTGATTGGAGGGTATACGGCAAGCGGTGCCTGGCTGATGTTGTCCATTGCCTGCTTTGAAGCGTACCGGAACACGCGGAGACGGAAATGA
- a CDS encoding aromatic acid exporter family protein — translation MAFGARILKTGMAVTLALYLSVLLQFSSPVGAAIAAIFAMQPSIYRSWRYFLDQIQTSTMGAVIALLGGMLLSNEPIAVGLVCILVIMISMKMNRADTIGLTLVTVISVMEASGQWEFALTRFLLTLTGIVSAFLINISVFPPKPRKQYIQQIESVFTSLSLLLRTAVSHEMKESVFRDEKNALEGSIKALADKYGLFEEEQKQLRRAKYSQTRQMVVYKNLLHTLQKGFAVLEAIDRHYFQAERTERTDELFDRHLEQLIKYHEYILLKFEDKLKPGANDSELLAEDNDRFLEAAIQGYDPEKSGQLRLSVVAAAIYDYGYQLDRLDRLADQINRVNSDEKE, via the coding sequence TTGGCTTTTGGCGCCCGCATATTAAAAACAGGAATGGCAGTTACACTGGCACTTTATTTATCCGTACTCTTGCAGTTTTCTTCTCCTGTCGGTGCGGCCATCGCGGCAATTTTTGCCATGCAGCCGTCCATTTACCGCTCATGGCGGTATTTCCTGGACCAGATCCAGACGAGTACCATGGGAGCGGTAATTGCGCTGCTGGGCGGAATGCTCCTGTCCAATGAGCCGATTGCGGTCGGGCTCGTATGTATTCTGGTTATTATGATCAGTATGAAAATGAACCGCGCCGATACGATCGGCCTGACCCTGGTAACGGTAATCTCTGTGATGGAGGCGTCCGGGCAATGGGAGTTTGCGCTGACCCGCTTTTTGCTTACTTTAACGGGTATTGTTTCAGCATTCCTGATAAATATCAGTGTATTTCCGCCAAAGCCGCGTAAGCAGTATATTCAGCAGATTGAGAGTGTGTTCACCAGCCTGTCGCTGCTGCTGCGGACTGCAGTCTCGCATGAGATGAAGGAAAGCGTGTTCCGGGATGAAAAAAATGCGCTCGAAGGCTCAATCAAGGCGCTTGCCGATAAATACGGATTGTTCGAGGAGGAACAGAAACAGCTGCGCAGGGCAAAATACAGCCAGACCCGGCAAATGGTGGTGTACAAAAATCTGCTGCACACCCTGCAAAAGGGCTTTGCGGTTCTTGAAGCCATTGACCGCCACTATTTCCAGGCAGAGCGTACCGAACGGACGGATGAGCTGTTTGACCGTCACCTGGAGCAGCTGATTAAGTATCATGAGTACATTTTGCTCAAGTTTGAAGACAAATTGAAACCTGGAGCCAATGACTCGGAGCTGCTTGCCGAGGACAATGACCGTTTTCTCGAGGCAGCCATCCAAGGCTATGATCCGGAAAAATCTGGACAGCTGCGCTTGTCAGTGGTGGCAGCCGCGATTTATGATTATGGTTACCAGCTTGACCGGCTTGACCGGCTGGCCGATCAGATTAACCGTGTGAACAGTGACGAGAAGGAATAA